One genomic window of Candidatus Wallbacteria bacterium includes the following:
- a CDS encoding SagB/ThcOx family dehydrogenase: protein MNKITFFLLFCAITVFAADSALAPIKLNQPRLNHGKLLMEALSARHTERSFATTEITIEVLSDLCWAAFGINRADGKRTAPSAMNKQEIDIYAAMASGLYLYDPKNNQLTPVLSQDLRPLAGKQPFVASVPLCLIYVADTARMGKDSAANDFYSAADTGFISQNVYLYCASEGLVTVVMGMVDKEKLASAMKLRPEQKIILSQAVGWPGK from the coding sequence ATGAACAAAATCACATTTTTTTTACTGTTCTGCGCAATCACAGTTTTTGCGGCTGACTCAGCCCTGGCGCCGATCAAGCTGAATCAACCACGCCTGAACCATGGCAAGCTCCTGATGGAAGCGCTTTCCGCGCGTCACACTGAACGCTCGTTTGCCACCACTGAAATCACGATTGAAGTGCTCTCAGACCTGTGCTGGGCGGCTTTCGGGATCAACAGGGCTGACGGGAAGCGGACTGCCCCCAGCGCGATGAACAAGCAGGAAATCGACATATACGCCGCCATGGCATCCGGACTTTATCTCTATGACCCTAAAAACAATCAGCTGACACCTGTTTTATCCCAGGACCTGCGGCCGCTGGCAGGGAAACAGCCTTTTGTCGCTTCAGTCCCGCTCTGCCTGATCTATGTGGCGGACACAGCCCGCATGGGTAAAGACAGCGCTGCCAATGATTTCTATTCCGCTGCTGACACAGGATTCATCAGCCAGAATGTCTATCTGTATTGCGCTTCAGAAGGCCTGGTTACAGTGGTGATGGGCATGGTGGATAAGGAAAAGCTGGCTTCTGCAATGAAGCTGCGCCCAGAACAGAAGATAATCCTCTCTCAGGCAGTGGGCTGGCCAGGAAAATAA
- a CDS encoding SEL1-like repeat protein translates to MKQILVTISAALLIFLAFSQQCPAGEKSTLEVLMEKAEKGDKESQCSLGDMYFRGSGVPQDYKQALQWIQKAAEQGAAVAQYDLAVMYYNGQGVSKDCRKGMDWFQKSADQGNADALYSLGYMYQVGLGITQDYKKAMLYYQKSADQGHADAQYNLGLMYQDGLGVPQDYGQAAVWFQKAAEQGNADAQYNLGTMYGNAGGVPRDYKQAAKWFKKAADQGIARAQYSFGLIYETGLDVPKDYKLAAAWFQKAADQGDSQAQYHLGVIYDTGRGVPQDYKKAVELYQKAADQGVAEAQYNLGGLYAEGAGVPKDCVKAHFWFNLATASGLGEARKKREALAEKMTPAQIAEAKKMAAEWIEKHQSKAAGL, encoded by the coding sequence ATGAAACAGATTCTGGTCACAATCAGCGCAGCCCTGCTGATATTTCTGGCATTTTCTCAACAATGTCCAGCCGGAGAAAAAAGCACTTTGGAAGTACTGATGGAAAAAGCTGAAAAAGGTGATAAAGAATCACAGTGCAGTCTAGGCGACATGTATTTCAGAGGTTCAGGAGTACCACAGGATTACAAGCAGGCCCTGCAGTGGATTCAAAAGGCAGCTGAACAGGGAGCGGCTGTGGCACAGTATGATCTTGCTGTCATGTATTACAATGGCCAGGGCGTATCAAAGGATTGCCGGAAAGGCATGGATTGGTTCCAGAAATCCGCTGATCAAGGCAATGCTGATGCCCTGTACAGTCTTGGTTACATGTATCAGGTGGGACTGGGTATAACCCAGGACTACAAGAAAGCTATGCTGTACTATCAGAAATCTGCTGATCAGGGACATGCTGATGCACAATATAACCTTGGCTTAATGTATCAAGATGGCCTGGGAGTCCCTCAAGATTATGGACAGGCAGCAGTCTGGTTCCAGAAAGCAGCTGAACAGGGTAATGCCGATGCACAATACAATCTTGGGACTATGTATGGCAATGCCGGGGGGGTTCCCAGAGATTACAAGCAGGCTGCAAAGTGGTTTAAGAAAGCCGCTGATCAGGGTATTGCCCGGGCCCAGTACAGTTTTGGATTAATCTATGAAACCGGCTTAGACGTACCAAAAGATTACAAGCTGGCTGCAGCCTGGTTCCAGAAAGCCGCTGATCAGGGAGATAGCCAGGCCCAGTACCATCTTGGTGTCATCTATGACACAGGCCGGGGAGTGCCGCAGGATTACAAGAAAGCTGTGGAACTGTATCAGAAAGCCGCTGACCAGGGTGTGGCTGAGGCTCAATACAATCTTGGGGGATTGTATGCCGAAGGGGCTGGAGTGCCGAAAGACTGTGTGAAGGCTCACTTCTGGTTTAATCTGGCCACTGCTTCAGGACTGGGAGAAGCAAGAAAAAAACGGGAAGCTCTGGCAGAAAAAATGACACCTGCACAGATTGCTGAAGCCAAAAAAATGGCGGCTGAGTGGATCGAGAAACATCAGAGTAAGGCTGCAGGACTTTGA
- a CDS encoding type II toxin-antitoxin system MqsR family toxin, whose product MSGKISLNTLKLQKIRQAVVDFLSELKEVIDTGKFYLIDRDKNLKFAAELGITREMIKSTVRELEAENYYQGPTPDRDKPGEVWEFGKELMGREIYIKVKIVQGQCKVICISFHEAESGMTYPLR is encoded by the coding sequence GTGAGCGGTAAAATTAGTCTCAACACTTTGAAATTGCAGAAAATAAGGCAAGCCGTCGTCGATTTTTTGAGTGAGCTGAAGGAAGTCATAGACACAGGAAAATTCTATCTGATTGACAGGGACAAAAATCTGAAATTCGCAGCTGAACTTGGAATTACCAGAGAAATGATAAAAAGTACTGTCCGGGAACTTGAAGCTGAAAATTACTACCAGGGACCGACCCCTGATCGGGACAAACCGGGTGAAGTGTGGGAGTTTGGGAAAGAGTTGATGGGAAGAGAAATATATATAAAAGTGAAAATTGTGCAAGGACAATGCAAAGTAATCTGCATCTCTTTCCATGAAGCAGAGAGCGGAATGACTTATCCATTACGATAA
- a CDS encoding DUF4065 domain-containing protein, translating into MNKILNFCPYCEDEREVERITKTETFKIRNEAIQVKTKLLKCKKCHEEFEDPESKEDCLKMAYEIYREKFKWMKPEEIRKLRKEYDLTQKELASLLGFGEVTLSRYENGALQDETHDQVLKLAQNPENLIRLMETNSSIAEKRKRELLCIWKNKFSSGSWQKILNSHLGNFPPDYTNGNRSHDFSRMENAILFLCSGKGMLKTILNKALFYSDFLNFKKYNLSITGSRYVKLQFGPVPDDYEFIYAVAIHDGILKVKEIDFSGSCIGEVYTSAKNPDISMFSPEELEVMATVKKKITAMSATKASELSHQEEAYLKTAEKEYISYEFSKVLKFMK; encoded by the coding sequence ATGAACAAAATTTTAAACTTCTGCCCTTATTGTGAAGATGAACGCGAGGTTGAGAGGATCACTAAAACCGAGACTTTCAAAATTCGAAATGAAGCTATTCAAGTAAAAACCAAGCTTCTGAAATGTAAAAAATGTCATGAGGAATTTGAAGATCCTGAATCCAAAGAAGATTGCCTGAAAATGGCTTATGAGATCTACCGGGAGAAATTCAAATGGATGAAACCTGAAGAAATCCGGAAATTGAGAAAAGAGTATGACTTGACTCAAAAAGAGCTTGCTTCATTGCTTGGTTTTGGTGAGGTTACTTTAAGTAGATATGAAAATGGAGCATTACAGGACGAAACACATGATCAGGTATTGAAACTGGCGCAAAATCCGGAAAATCTGATCCGGCTTATGGAAACCAATTCAAGCATTGCCGAAAAAAGAAAACGTGAACTGCTTTGTATATGGAAAAATAAATTTTCTTCAGGAAGCTGGCAAAAAATACTGAACAGTCACCTGGGGAATTTTCCGCCTGATTATACTAACGGAAACAGAAGTCATGATTTCAGCAGAATGGAAAATGCTATTCTGTTTCTATGCTCAGGGAAAGGAATGCTGAAAACAATACTCAATAAAGCTCTTTTTTATTCTGATTTTCTGAATTTTAAAAAATACAATCTCTCAATCACAGGTTCCAGATACGTCAAACTCCAGTTTGGCCCAGTTCCGGATGATTACGAATTTATTTATGCTGTTGCTATACATGATGGGATTCTCAAGGTAAAAGAAATTGATTTTTCCGGCAGCTGCATTGGGGAGGTTTATACTTCAGCTAAAAATCCCGACATATCAATGTTCAGCCCCGAAGAGTTGGAAGTAATGGCAACTGTAAAAAAGAAGATTACAGCAATGTCCGCAACAAAAGCGAGCGAGTTGTCCCACCAGGAAGAAGCCTATTTGAAAACCGCTGAGAAAGAGTATATTTCGTATGAGTTTTCGAAGGTGTTGAAGTTTATGAAGTGA